A stretch of DNA from Planctomycetia bacterium:
CGTCATTAGACATTAGGCCTTAGTCATTTCCTCACCTAGTATTTCGACGACGATTGGACCCAACTATCCCAGTTGTAGGTCTGATCGACGACGTTGCCGCCGACGCGCATGATGCTGCGCTGCAAACGGTAGCCGCTGTTCACGGCCACGCCGCGCGGGCCGGAGAAATACGGACCCGTCGGTACGCGATGCGCCGCCGGTCCGATCTCGACGGTCTTCGCCGGAGCGTGGCTGTAGTACGACCGCTCGAAGAGATAGTTGCCGGCTTCGGCGCGGGGGAGCGCGCCGAGCACGACGACGACGGCCAAAGCCGCCGCAGACAAGATGCGTGTCATGATGTGAATCTTGGGGAGGGAGATTTGAAACGGAAAAGTCGAAATGCAAAATGCAAAACGGGGAGACTTGAATCGCGTGCCGCACGAGGAACGGGGAGTTCGACGTGCGACGTAACGCGTTGTCTTGTTTCTACCGACGACTACTTGGGTTGCCCGGTTACTTGGGGTGCTCGACGAATAGTTCCGCTTTCTTCGGATCGTAAACGTAGCGATGCTCGGGCATGAGTTCGGGCAGCTTGATTCCTTGCTTGCGGATGATTTGTTCCATGAATTCTTCGTGCGAAGCCGGCTTGCGGTTGTTCGCGAGTTCGAAATACTGCATCGCCTTCGGAATCTGAACCTGATAAACGAGCTGATCCTTCACCGTGAAATAAGCGGTCAGCGGCGTCGTGATCAGATCGACTTCGTACTTTCCTTTCACGGTCATCGCCGCGCTCGCTTGGTGGCGTGCTACGTCGTCGGCCGGAGTGAGTTCGGTGTTCTTCTTCGTCGTTGTCGTCGTTGATAATGTCGGTTTCGGTTGCGGCGGCGGAGCGAAGACGGGTGCTTCGACGACCGGAGCCGGCGCCTTCGCGGCCGGAGTCGGTTGACTCGCCGGCTCGCAACCTGCCGCGGCCATTGCAGCCGAAATCATCATCGCCTGAGCGGTCCATCGCATGTCGTCGCTCCTTCGTGGTGAAGTGAGGAATCGAAAGGCAAAACCGTTTTACGCTTTCAACTTCTACACCTTCAGCTTCCAACTGCGCATTCGTTCCAGCCGCTCGTGCTTCGTAAGGTCGAAGTGGAGCGGCGTAAGGGTCACATATCCTTTCGAGAGTGCGGTCAGATCGGTTTCATGTTCGCTCGGTCGCGGCGGCGGATCGTTCGTCGCCCAGTAGTAGGCCCGACCGCGCGGATCGATGCGCTTCTCGTACGATTCGCCGTAGCGGTCCAACCCCATCGGCACGACATGCACGTCGCGCGATCCTCCCGGCTCCAGTGCGGCGGTCGGGATGTTGAGGTTGAAGAGTTGCGGCTCCGCTGGTTGGTGTCCGTCGTCCTTACGTTCCACAATTTGCTCGATCGCGCGCCGCGCCAAGAGCGCAGCTGAATCGAATTTCGCATGTTCCGAATATTCCAACGATACGGCCACGCTCGTCAGCCCGAAGAACGCCCCTTCGATCGCTGCGGCGACCGTTCCCGAATACAGCACGTTGATTCCGGCGTTCAGCCCGCCGTTGATGCCGCTCACGACCAAGTCCGGCCGGCCGGCGCAGAACTCGAACAGCCCGAGCTTCACGCAATCGGCCGGACTTCCTTCGACGGCCCAACCGCGGCGCACGTCGCCGTCGAACTCCTCGCGCGCGACCAGTGGGCTCAGAAACGTGATCGAATGCCCGACGCCGCTCTGCTCGACCAGCGGCGAAACGACCGTCACTTCGGCGATCTGCCGGAGTTCCCGTTCTAAGGCTCGAATCCCTGGGGCGTAAATTCCGTCGTCGTTCGTCAGCAGTATTCGCACGGTCGATCCTTCTTCGCGAGGCTTCCTAGCGGACAAAATTCCATCGTAATTAGCCCCTCGGGAACCGGCAATCGAAAACAAGGCCACGATTCAGGTTACGGCCGGCAAGACGCAGCGAAACCAAGAGCGAAACAGCCCGCGAACAGGCCTGAATCACGGGAATTCGTCGCCGTCTTGCCTCCTTGATGGGTTCGTCGAATAGGTGGATTATGGTCGTTTACCGTGAGCGGGTGATGAGGTGCCGGTGAGCGGCGCGTCAGCTTTCTCGCCGCTAGCCTTG
This window harbors:
- the surE gene encoding 5'/3'-nucleotidase SurE, translating into MRILLTNDDGIYAPGIRALERELRQIAEVTVVSPLVEQSGVGHSITFLSPLVAREEFDGDVRRGWAVEGSPADCVKLGLFEFCAGRPDLVVSGINGGLNAGINVLYSGTVAAAIEGAFFGLTSVAVSLEYSEHAKFDSAALLARRAIEQIVERKDDGHQPAEPQLFNLNIPTAALEPGGSRDVHVVPMGLDRYGESYEKRIDPRGRAYYWATNDPPPRPSEHETDLTALSKGYVTLTPLHFDLTKHERLERMRSWKLKV